The segment GTGTTCAACGACTTGCAACACTCCTACTACACCAGAAATCGagtatgtattttttaaatctattaatTTATCTGAATTACTCTATCCTAATTAGTACTTATTCGCTTAACCTTTTCatgattaataataaaagcttAGCAACAACTCCATCCATATCTGAGTTAGATATGAATAAAGATCAAAATAGTTTTGAGCAACATCATCGACATACATTTAGTGGAACTTTAATGTTGCCCGAATTAGATGTAGTCGGAGGCACACAAAAATCTAAATCGGAAAATACGGATGCATCAGAGCTTGAGGGATTTTACTTGCTTAAAAAAGATTCACAACGTCGCGAAACTTTATACAAGGTTCTTACTCAGGATGAATCCAAAATTTGTCAGGTTTGGATGGAACTTATTACAAAAGATCGAAAACAAAgtgaagtaattaattttgtaagcaaatgaaaagttaaaaatattttttttaaacagcgtttaacttttttttttcatcaataggCACATTTAAAAGAATTGATAGTCTCATttagaaaattcatcaaagaacaaacaaaagacaTTCTTGAGAATGCAATGtctgacttgaaaaaaagttttggtgCTGATTCAACGGCCATAGATTACTTACATTTGGCACTTTATTCTTTTCAAGTGAGTGCTTAGATGCTATTATTAACCagacatggaaaaagtttatttttccctGGAACCAAAttcatttcccaaaattatatttaccccaagatattgaaaaaaatcataaatttagtcaattttatacattttttaagtaattccacaaattttaatttttaaattataaaattttcccattttactcttaaaaaatcattatttctttaagatttttgtaaatttcccgGGAACGAGGTTCCCAGGTTCCCGCACTTTTTCAAGGACCGTTATTaacaccttttttttattttgtacattCCCCTTTATGTTCACCATATTAAGGAAGCGGTTTTGACAGTTTTACGATCACATAGTATAAAGCCACATTGGATGTTCGCGTTAGAcaatatagtaaaaaaaagtgttcatacagccattttaattttgtcaccAGAACTAGGAGCTGATTTAGGTGGACAAGAGCGCATAGAAGAAGAATTTGTAGATGCGGATGTTTTATCAGGTGGATCAAGTACAGTGAATTCcacgaaaactaaaaaagtatccgattttgatgataaaatgtGTGGTCTAACCACAATTAATGCAAAACTACTCGAAGATTTAATGAACTTCAGAAAAACTTATCAAAACCAGATGAGAGTAATTATTGaagagcaaaatttaaattttattatgctCAAAAACAATAATCGTCAATTAGCGCAATTTCTTAATGCAAGCCATTGTCCAcggtaggtttttttttagaatgaaaaaatttaaatttacccaggttttatacataaatataGTTTCAGCTGTAATTGTAGCTGGCGAAATAGTAATGATGCTGAAGAACAAGTCGATccgattaataataatgttgaatCTATCACACAAGAAACACAGACCAAAAAGTCGGGAAGTAATCGTCGAATTACATTTTACGATGATATGGAAAATATTCGAACAGTTGACCAAaaattacaagattttttaaatcaaatcgaCATAAATTCTAATGTACGAAGCATTATCTTACATTCAGATTTCACATATGAAGACTTTGTGTATGAAATGGAAAAAGAAGATCTAAGAAGACTTGGATTAAAGTAAGTAGAAAATGATAAAGCCattgaatttcattatttcactTTGTAAACACCTTCAATATTGTCAAAAACATTCACGAGAATGTCAAATGTAAAATTGGAACTTTTAAgccaatttaaacaaaatatcgtaaatcaatttaacttgcttcaaaatttagatttagaaaaaaaattatttacgtgACTGTTCGATgagacataaagtgaaataattaaatttaatggattaAACAAAagtatctttaaaatttaaaaaaaaattcacagagTTGGTACTGAACTTAAAATTTGGCGCCATTTGAAACAAAAGAGACTTGCAAGAACATATGAAACAAGTGGACCATCGCCTGAGAGTACTCCTAGTTCTTTGGAATATTCTTCTTGTAATGATTTTGAAAATACATGACAGTGAGACACAAATCAAAAACAATCCAACTATTTATTTACTCaaatcaatataataaaaacatgtttacatattttgttcatttccttttttatcaGCCTCTAAGAAGTATGTATTGTAAACCAATTCAACagatatttcaaaaatgataaCAAGATTGAGAACATTTCGTTAAATATAACAAAGAAGTTAAATTGGTTAATCATACctacaaaaatcaacaaaaaaaaatgtctttttgaattttgtttattcaaaatctcataattatttactaaaaataattatgaactATAAATCTGTGGAACAAAAATAAGTGCCCTCCGGAAGGTCCGGATTGAGGCAGTCTTAAAGTAGGTCAAGAgctattaacaaatttatatcgACCATATCCAAAAAGGCagaagttcaaaaaatgatgaccttttaaaatttttagggacATTTTCAAGGTAACTTCCATAAGTTGCACTAcaacttcaaaatttctgcTACGAAAATATTCAACGGAAAAATTTACGTAcatttaataaacaattttgaatttggtCTGAAAGTCttggttttaaatttaactggCGAAACAGgcctcaaaagtcaaaaatatctcaattttttggaaaaaattcaaaattccttaaaaattgaacaaattcaatttttatttaaatgtgcgtagcagaatttattattttattatagcagaatttttgaagttgtagTGTAATTTATGAAAGTTACCTTGGAGAAAGtcaatgtactttttttttgtttcacagtGTAATTAAACGTCTTCTAAATGGCCTCAAATTCAGCTTATATAGATAGTTAGTAAATAATGGGAAAActgaaattgtaaataaaagtttattccattttaagatatataaaatattttcgtttgttttgatGTAGTTTTGACAATTTATGCGATGTTTTaactacaaattttgaaaaaggatTACCATTTAAGTGCAGAAGAAAATAGAGGTCATATGTCTTAAAGGAGAACGTTTGAAGCCTGAAAGCAGCAAGTATTTAAGTAAATCGATTtactaatatttatataaataaataaatacttatttatttatgtaaatatttatttaaaaaaataagaaatggaGCCGATAGTTTTGAAACTCGacttacttattttaaattactgaaaattttaatagtcaTGTTTTCAAATCGGTATTTGGAATTTACTGgtagaaaaatgttgattgCACATTTTCTCtaacataaaaatacatatttaaataaatacatattttacaaaaaacaatggtttgaaatttaataaaatagtaaataacaaacaacCACGTTTTTCGTTGATGTATGAATGAGGAAGTAAACCTAATTTTATGCATCCCGCGTCACATCATTGAAAACcgaatataaaacaaaagttttttttttaatcaagtgcttactttgaataattttctcgaaaactAACTTTAGAAAATACAAGAAATAAAAGAACACTTTAACACTACTAAAATATGGCAGAAGAAGCAAGCAAAAAGCTATCGGAAAATGGCGGTGAGTAAGTGATAAGTTATGTACATATTTACAAGTCTTTCAATAAATAGATATGTACAAATGTTAAGTTAGATGGACAaaagcataaattttaaaaaatttctttattactAATAAATACTATTATTTGATATTAatataacatatattttttttacagcattAGTTCCAGAAATAACTAAGAGATCAATTAGAGTTCAAACTTGGAAGAAATTTCAGGAACATCGATGTGCTGCTCCTCCACTTGatgttttcaataaaatacctaattttaaaggcgccgaaagtaatttaattgtacaaaagtttatataaatattattttttaaatgtttttgatcacttttacaGAAGCTGCTTCTCTTCTAGCTGAGcttgatgtttttaaaaatgctaGTAATATCTTTTTTGATctgttttaaaactaaaaagtacggtaattaattatgaattatttcagaaaatatcAAAGTGAACATAGATCGTGGACAGGAACCAGTAAAAATAGAAGTTATTAAagcagataaaaatttatttgtcccTCCATCAAAGGAAGCTTCGATCCCATCTTTATTTACCAAAGTAGTTTGTCCTGCAGGTTTAGATCTAGTTGATCAAAAAAAGTATGTTCGTTTGCAAGGAAGTCCTGAAAGCAAAAATGAAGTTGGAATAGACACTACAATCAAATTGGACATGTATGTAGTTGGCTCAGTAGCAGTGTCTAGAAAAGGACACCGAATCGGTAAAGGACATGGATATGTAGATTTGGACTTTGgtattttatcgaaattggGTGTCATTACAAAAGATACAATTGTGGTCACCACCGTTCATGACGTACAAGTATACGATAATCTTCCAGAGGAATTGTTTCAAAAGTACGATTTACCAGTAGATATAATCGTTACCCCTGAAGAAGTAATTCACGTAGAAAAACGTTTACCACGGCCAACTGGCATTGATTGGTCTTTATTATCCCAACGAAGAGTAAATTTGATCCCAGCTTTAACTGCCATaaaagaaaaggaagaaaagtAATACATAACATTATATCTATAACATAATGctgtatcaatttttgaaatttatttgtagaTCTGGAAAGGTAATTGTACTAAAATCGGAAGATACAGATATAGAATCAAACCGCAAGCCCCGAAATGATCGTCGTCGAGATCGTAGAAACAATAGACGAAGAAAGGTTCGCCAAAGTACGACTGACAATGAAAATGCTGACTCAAATGCAGTAAGTTTTCTTATTTGCctacataaatatataaagttGAGGTACTAACTACATTGCACTTTAaggaaaatgaaaatgaacaaggaaataaaaaacgacGTCAACGAAGAAATAATCGTAATAAAAGTGAGCAAAATGGAGCAGATTCAGATGCTATTGGTAATAAAGAAGGTGAGCacgaagaaaagaaagatTCTCGCATTCGCCAGCGTCAACGAAAAACAAATAGAGATTTGTGTATTAAGGTATCTAATATcgcaaaaaatgtaagaataaAAGAATTGAAAACTGAACTACGTGAAAAGGGTTTTAATCCCACATTTATTTCATGGAAAggtatgttttaatttattattcaactccttaatctatttttttaaaatataaatatgtatatttttttattttgtaggaAGCTTTGGTAAATGTTATCttcatttcgcaaaaaaaaaggaccAAGATGAAGAAAAAGCAACATCTGATATTCTTACAGCACTTTCGTCACTTTCACTAAACGTAAAATGTGAAGTTGTAAAGCGGGATTCAAAAGGTGAAAATGGAGCTGATTCTTTGCCAGAAAATCGTATTGAGACAACAGATGTTTCAACagtttaaaagattttatagcatttcaaattttcaaaagatttttagcCACGAATTCTGTGTAAGTTATACTAACAACGTTTAAGTAACGCAACGTCTATTACATACAGGAAACACTAATGCTAAGTTAATCATGTTTTATTTGAACATGAATTTGAAGACCTACTAAATATGTAATAACATTGTCAATAATAAGTACATAATTAtcttttatacgaaaaatacaATGTTGATTGCTTTCTCAAAATCTAAAACATGAAACAATAAATGTAAGAAATCATAATGTGacataatgcaaaaaattaattcattggTCATGTTtacatttctaaattttggtcaaaaacatttataatCACTAAATACcagttttaatattaatcaaaacaaaaaataatttttgtcagataaagatttttttttgatacaaataaaGTTTGCATTATTATAACAATGTATATTCgttatatcaatttaattttgatgctTAGAGCATAAGTTGAATTCCAGAATTCCCGATTTGCCCAACAATtctgaaaaccatcaaaaatgaTAGAGGACTAGAAAGTATACGACacgtattttttcttttggctGAGGCTTTTGGCTTTGTGATCCCTTAACAAACAATAAGttcacattttaatgaaaataagagTTTTCTAAAGTACGCACAGCTCCTAGACAATCAGAATCCATTGATTTGGCCATTGATTTGGTGTAACAAGTAtttgtcaataaatatttacatatttataaaaaaattcgtattatCCTCCGAAAATAAATCATATCCATTTATGACGTCGAGCAGtttaaaatagtttgaaatgctcgattaaatatttcttaaaaattaaaatagaaaaactttaacataaaaattttttaagacgtCTTTTTGTATTTCCCCCCCTCCCCCCACTCCGTCGAAATCCATTGGGAATTTAGAAAacccgacgccgtaaatggatggcgccttaAGAAGGGTTTTGCAATCGACGGAacacaaaactaaaaatatttatatttaaataaaacaaatttctagGGACTCAAATTCATaagttaaaatgaaaataattttgtacgtattcttattattattctcgttaggtaagaaaattataaataaatattatattatcatTTCTATGTTATTTATAATCTGAATAAGCAATGAAAATTTaccacaattttattaaatttctttgttatTGTCggacataatttaattaaacatttatttcagAAACGGTAATCAAAGCCTCTTCTCTCGAtcaaactgataaaaattgtGCATCTGGCCCAACTTACTGGTGTAAAAGCTTGGAGTATGTATTTAAAGTATTATAAGCTTTCCATCTTTTCTGTTCTTcctttttgataataatataagtgataaaattttcattcgacGCAAAATGAAATACACGGGTATTGAAAGTACTTTCATGAGCAGGGACACACTTATGATAATAGCCAAAAGTATTACTTTATAAagacaaaagttaaaataatagaGTTTAAAtcttcatgtaaaatttagttaattacattttgaagtttttaagggTATTCATTGACATTCTCCAAGGTAAATTGGAGTCATAACTCTTGAAACGTTCAGGGGTCGGGATGAGATCAATACAATTTTGTAAACATCTACAGACCTACTTTAAGACTGCCAAAGACAGAACCCAAAGGGTACTTTTATTACTTCATTGTTtcttaaataacttttaaaactgttttaaaacttttaaaaaaaatacttaaatatttaacgttAATACCACTTAGAAAGTAATTTATTGtataatgaaaagaaaatataataagtATTATAgtaagtaaaagtaaataataaaataataacgaaaataGTAACCCATATTTCCCATCCTccagaaaatgtttcaaaagtcctccctgctatttttttttcaaaagtccaataaggccgttccaaataaaaatcaaaaataaagtccaaaatttttgaaaataaaatgggggggggggcaaaataaaaaaaaaatttgaaatacttattttcatacaaaatgacaaaattttagcaatttttgatcaacatttttgatgttttttgaaactttcaaattaaaaattgatttaagatcattttaagttaaaacttgaaaaattaaaatttcataaaaaataactgtcaattcagtatttaattttatgaaaaattttttagaggagaaaattcaagttaaaataaatatgattttcaaaacaaaaattaaaataattgaaaattttttataatttttttttcatttataaaaaagacaTTAGATTATAagacattgaaaaattatgaaaatacaacaaaaaacgatcaattttgatgaaatttttaacttttttttttattttgcctcattggatctttgacttttaaaatggggcatcggagaTCTATATTTTGTTTagtaaaaacatgttttttt is part of the Culicoides brevitarsis isolate CSIRO-B50_1 chromosome 3, AGI_CSIRO_Cbre_v1, whole genome shotgun sequence genome and harbors:
- the LOC134833867 gene encoding methenyltetrahydrofolate synthase domain-containing protein; translation: MAEEASKKLSENGALVPEITKRSIRVQTWKKFQEHRCAAPPLDVFNKIPNFKGAEKAASLLAELDVFKNAKNIKVNIDRGQEPVKIEVIKADKNLFVPPSKEASIPSLFTKVVCPAGLDLVDQKKYVRLQGSPESKNEVGIDTTIKLDMYVVGSVAVSRKGHRIGKGHGYVDLDFGILSKLGVITKDTIVVTTVHDVQVYDNLPEELFQKYDLPVDIIVTPEEVIHVEKRLPRPTGIDWSLLSQRRVNLIPALTAIKEKEEKSGKVIVLKSEDTDIESNRKPRNDRRRDRRNNRRRKVRQSTTDNENADSNAENENEQGNKKRRQRRNNRNKSEQNGADSDAIGNKEGEHEEKKDSRIRQRQRKTNRDLCIKVSNIAKNVRIKELKTELREKGFNPTFISWKGSFGKCYLHFAKKKDQDEEKATSDILTALSSLSLNVKCEVVKRDSKGENGADSLPENRIETTDVSTV